A genome region from Eurosta solidaginis isolate ZX-2024a chromosome 2, ASM4086904v1, whole genome shotgun sequence includes the following:
- the eIF3k gene encoding eukaryotic translation initiation factor 3 subunit K, with translation MSHMVKMENGQSQTIQEMLGCIERYNPDHLKTLEAYVEDQAKSNTYDLEANLAVLKLYQFNPHMLNFDITYTILLKCLTNLPHTDFVMAKCLLLPQQMKDENVQTIIDLADILERTDFTLFWARAEVNRSMFRHISGFHDSIRKFVCHVVGITFQTIRKDLLKDLLGGIEDSTLEQWMRKYGWKHQGKLVIIAVQDEKIKTKNITEKIEFDNLGGLMAQCL, from the exons atgtcACATATGGTAAAAATGGAGAATGGGCAAAGCCAAACCATACAAGAAATGTTGGGCTGCATTGAACG GTACAATCCCGACCATTTAAAGACTTTGGAAGCATACGTGGAGGATCAAGCCAAAAGTAACACCTACGACTTGGAAGCAAATTTGGCTGTGCTAAAACTGTATCAATTCAATCCACATATGCTCAACTTTGATATTACCTACACAATATTGCTGAAATGTTTAACAAATTTGCCGCATACAGATTTTGTTATGGCCAAGTGTTTATTGCTGCCACAACAAATGAAAGATGAGAATGTTCAAACTATTATTGATTTGGCTGATATTTTAGAGCGCACGGATTTCACATTATTTTGGGCACGTGCTGAAGTGAATCGTAGCATGTTTCGCCATATTTCAGGCTTTCATGATTCCATACGCAAGTTTGTGTGTCATGTTGTGGGTATTACTTTCCAAACAATTAGAAAAGATTTGTTGAAAGATCTTTTGGGTGGTATTGAAG ATTCAACGCTTGAACAGTGGATGAGAAAATATGGCTGGAAACATCAGGGCAAACTCGTTATTATTGCTGTACAAGATGAGaagattaaaacaaaaaatattactgAGAAAATTGAGTTCGACAACTTGGGTGGTTTGATGGCACAATGCTTGTAA
- the Tbp gene encoding TATA-box-binding protein: protein MDQMLSPGFSIPSIGATPLHQMDADQQIVPNPVYHPAADTHDLNHMGMPSLLNSGTSPATAGNNINMSGNTHNPSLPMAHKQMHQSYQSSNASAMTNGVAPQNQMQPQTPQSLMSPMVPMSERTDNLSNIHQTMGPATPMTPMTPGSADPGIVPQLQNIVSTVNLCCKLDLKKIALHARNAEYNPKRFAAVIMRIREPRTTALIFSSGKMVCTGAKSEDDSRLAARKYARIIQKLGFQAKFRDFKIQNMVGSCDVKFPIRLEGLVLTHCNFSSYEPELFPGLIYRMVRPRIVLLIFVSGKVVLTGAKVRQEIYEAFDKIFPILKKFKKQS, encoded by the exons ATGGATCAAATGCTGAGTCCTGGATTCTCGATTCCCAGTATTGGTGCAACACCTTTGCACCAGATGGACGCTGATCAACAGATAGTCCCGAATCCGGTTTATCACCCCGCAGCAGATACGCATGATCTTAACCACATGGGAATGCCATCATTACTAAATAGTGGTACATCACCAGCAACAGCGGGGAATAATATTAATATGAGTGGAAATACGCATAATCCGTCATTGCCAATGGCGCACAAACAAATGCATCAATCATACCAAAGTTCCAACGCATCAGCAATGACAAATGGCGTGGCGCCACAAAATCAAATGCAACCCCAAACACCT caaaGTCTTATGTCGCCAATGGTGCCAATGAGCGAACGTACAGATAACCTAAGTAATATACATCAAACAATGGGTCCTGCCACACCAATGACGCCAATGACACCAGGCTCAGCGGATCCCGGTATAGTGCCACAATTACA GAATATTGTATCAACAGTTAATTTATGCTGTAAATTAGATTTAAAGAAAATAGCACTACACGCACGTAATGCTGAATATAATCCTAAACGTTTTGCTGCTGTGATTATGAGAATTCGTGAGCCTCGAACAACAGCATTGATATTCTCTTCTGGTAAAATGGTTTGTACTGGTGCAAAAAGTGAGGATGACTCGCGATTGGCAGCGCGTAAATATGCGCGCATTATACAAAAGTTAGGATTTCAG GCAAAATTTCGTGattttaaaatacaaaatatggtTGGCTCTTGCGATGTAAAATTTCCCATTCGTCTCGAAGGCCTAGTACTTACACATTGTAATTTCAGTTCTTATGAACCAGAACTTTTTCCTGGTCTTATTTATCGTATGGTGCGTCCACGTATTGTCCTGCTTATTTTCGTGTCTGGTAAAGTGGTGCTGACAGGTGCAAAGGTGCGTCAGGAAATATATGAAgcttttgataaaatatttccTATACTTAAAAAGTTTAAGAAGCAATCTTAA
- the PrBP gene encoding probable cGMP 3',5'-cyclic phosphodiesterase subunit delta has product MGSEDKETSVGERIQKGFQINYMILRDADSGKVIWQENKDFSSADVEHEARVPIQILDLRAVSREINFSTIEPMENFRLDQKVLFKGRIMEEWFFEMGWVGANTTNTWQSTIEAAPESQMMPAKVLNGNVTIQTSFYDNDTLITKSVVRLYYI; this is encoded by the coding sequence ATGGGTTCCGAAGATAAAGAGACTAGTGTTGGAGAAAGAATACAGAAGGGCTTTCAAATTAACTATATGATCTTGCGTGACGCCGATTCGGGCAAGGTAATTTGGCAAGAAAACAAGGATTTCTCCTCCGCAGATGTAGAGCATGAAGCGCGTGTGCCAATACAAATATTGGATTTGCGTGCGGTGTCCCGTGAAATTAACTTTAGTACCATTGAACCGATGGAAAACTTCCGATTAGATCAAAAGGTACTATTCAAAGGACGCATTATGGAGGAATGGTTTTTCGAAATGGGTTGGGTTGGTGCGAACACCACAAATACATGGCAATCAACTATTGAAGCAGCACCGGAATCACAAATGATGCCAGCTAAGGTGTTAAATGGAAATGTGACAATTCAAACGAGTTTCTATGACAACGATACACTTATTACCAAATCGGTTGTACGCCTCTATTATATTTAA